Proteins from a single region of Erythrobacter sp.:
- a CDS encoding AarF/ABC1/UbiB kinase family protein — protein sequence MSDDDQIPDFDKLPEDRSRQRAVPAGRVARLGTFGRLVGGVAGGMVAEGARRLASGDSISARDMILTPGNVQRLTDRLSHLRGAAMKMGQMISLDAGDFLPPELSRILATLRDQANFMPTRQLDAVLKSEWGPDWRKQFRWFNPRPIAAASIGQVHKALTRDGEELAIKVQYPGVAQSIDSDVDNVMTLLKVAGFAPPELEMGKLMAAAKQQLHEEADYEREGAQMALYREQLAGVDGFVVPRLHEGLTRGSILAMSFEEGVSIEELGNESPERRDEVFARLIRLVTRELFDFGVMQTDPNFANFRYRRETGEIVLLDFGACRPVDPAVANGYRKMLLAGLEGDAQEVLAATIEAGFMMPIVAEKHPERVNRMIDIVINEMRADAPFDFGDRAFIPLLREEGWAIAQDKDTWAFPPIETLFVQRKVSGTALLGARLKARVNIRRITEEVLASTQPMPVG from the coding sequence GTGTCCGACGACGACCAGATCCCTGATTTCGACAAGCTCCCCGAAGACCGCTCCCGCCAGCGCGCCGTGCCTGCGGGGCGCGTGGCGCGGCTGGGCACCTTCGGGCGGCTGGTGGGCGGCGTGGCGGGCGGCATGGTCGCCGAAGGCGCAAGGCGGCTGGCGAGCGGCGATAGCATCTCGGCGCGCGACATGATCCTCACCCCCGGCAATGTCCAGCGCCTTACCGACCGCCTCAGCCACCTGCGCGGCGCGGCGATGAAGATGGGGCAGATGATCAGCCTTGATGCGGGCGATTTCCTGCCGCCCGAATTGTCGCGCATCCTCGCCACCCTGCGCGATCAGGCCAATTTCATGCCCACCCGCCAGCTTGACGCCGTGCTCAAAAGCGAATGGGGGCCGGACTGGCGCAAGCAATTCCGCTGGTTCAATCCCCGCCCCATCGCCGCAGCCTCTATCGGTCAGGTCCACAAGGCGCTGACCCGCGATGGCGAGGAGCTGGCGATCAAGGTGCAGTATCCCGGTGTCGCCCAGTCGATCGATTCCGATGTCGACAATGTCATGACGCTGCTCAAGGTCGCAGGCTTTGCCCCGCCCGAGTTGGAGATGGGCAAGCTGATGGCGGCCGCCAAGCAGCAGCTTCACGAGGAAGCCGATTACGAGCGCGAGGGCGCGCAGATGGCGCTTTACCGCGAGCAGCTTGCAGGGGTGGACGGCTTTGTCGTGCCGCGCCTCCACGAAGGGCTGACGCGCGGATCGATCCTGGCGATGAGCTTTGAAGAGGGCGTGAGCATCGAGGAACTCGGCAACGAGAGCCCCGAACGCCGCGACGAGGTGTTTGCCCGCCTGATCCGGCTCGTCACGCGCGAGCTGTTCGATTTCGGCGTGATGCAGACTGACCCCAACTTCGCCAATTTCCGCTACCGGCGCGAGACGGGCGAGATCGTGCTGCTCGACTTCGGCGCCTGTCGTCCCGTCGATCCGGCCGTGGCGAACGGCTATCGCAAGATGCTGCTGGCCGGGCTCGAGGGCGATGCGCAGGAGGTCCTCGCCGCCACCATCGAGGCCGGCTTCATGATGCCGATCGTCGCCGAAAAGCACCCCGAGCGGGTCAATCGGATGATCGATATCGTCATCAATGAAATGCGCGCGGATGCGCCCTTCGACTTCGGCGATCGCGCCTTCATCCCGCTCCTGCGCGAGGAAGGCTGGGCGATCGCGCAGGACAAGGACACCTGGGCCTTCCCGCCGATCGAGACCCTGTTCGTGCAGCGCAAGGTATCGGGCACCGCGCTGCTCGGCGCGCGCCTGAAAGCCAGGGTCAACATCCGCCGGATCACCGAAGAGGTGCTGGCGAGCACCCAGCCAATGCCGGTGGGCTAA
- a CDS encoding SDR family NAD(P)-dependent oxidoreductase, translated as MELFDLTGRTAIITGGNGGLGLAMARGLAKAGANVAIWARNADKNAAAVEELRTLGAGDVLALTCDVADEAGIEQAMEQTLGAFGRVDVCFANAGISGAGTAIPDITAEGWDHTMAVNTRGAALVYKHVTRHMIARAKDGDAGGKLIATSSGQSIMGVNRSSDYAASKAALNGLTRAAAFELARHRITANALLFGYYETEITAKADPKFGEWMSRRIPLRRPGDHAGLEGLAVFFASPHSDYITGQCLPVDGGLCIS; from the coding sequence ATGGAACTGTTCGATCTCACCGGCCGCACGGCCATCATCACCGGCGGCAACGGCGGCCTCGGTCTTGCCATGGCGCGCGGTCTCGCCAAGGCCGGGGCCAATGTCGCGATCTGGGCGCGCAATGCCGACAAGAACGCAGCGGCAGTGGAGGAATTGCGGACACTGGGCGCGGGCGATGTGCTCGCGCTGACCTGCGATGTGGCGGACGAGGCTGGCATCGAACAGGCGATGGAGCAGACGCTGGGCGCCTTCGGGCGGGTGGATGTGTGTTTCGCCAATGCCGGGATCTCGGGCGCAGGCACCGCCATCCCCGACATCACGGCCGAGGGCTGGGACCACACCATGGCGGTCAATACCCGCGGCGCGGCGCTGGTCTACAAGCATGTGACCCGCCACATGATCGCACGCGCGAAGGACGGCGATGCGGGCGGCAAGCTGATCGCCACCTCCTCGGGCCAGTCGATCATGGGGGTCAACCGCTCGTCCGATTACGCCGCCTCCAAGGCCGCGCTGAACGGCCTCACCCGCGCCGCCGCCTTCGAACTGGCGCGCCACCGGATCACCGCCAACGCGCTCCTTTTCGGCTATTACGAGACCGAGATCACCGCCAAGGCCGATCCCAAATTCGGCGAATGGATGAGCCGCCGCATCCCGCTGCGCCGTCCGGGCGATCATGCGGGGCTGGAGGGACTGGCAGTGTTCTTCGCCTCGCCCCATTCCGATTACATCACCGGCCAGTGCCTGCCCGTTGACGGGGGCCTGTGCATCTCCTGA